A genome region from Clostridium sp. JN-9 includes the following:
- a CDS encoding CotS family spore coat protein, with amino-acid sequence MPYAAKSFPVELLSEENVKKNVLPYYGLENGTIEQVKIKDTDKQRAVYKIVYFNKSYCLKKIYYPLEELLFVYSSIEWYYRNEIRVPRILPTIDRSRFVNYNNMLFILTPWIEGEKCNYDNIEHVFNAITNLAVMHKCSHNFKPIKGSTIRENYDNPHISDFKHLKQILDCSNLAFRYKDKFSKLYLQNFDCNLLLAKTSTAISSSINVDNLTKALCHLDYVNKNIIFDNDKNIWVIDFDKCRMDFCAHDISYFLRRLLKRDSTLWDFEITINCFNLYEEINPLTLDDYKYILSYLAFPQKYWKISRDYYNNIKKCNQNSFVMLLKKAVERDNEQLEFILKLGRYVEKKFGIKIY; translated from the coding sequence ATGCCATATGCAGCTAAGTCCTTTCCTGTTGAATTGTTGTCCGAAGAAAATGTAAAAAAAAATGTTCTCCCATATTACGGCCTTGAAAATGGGACCATAGAACAGGTAAAAATAAAGGATACAGACAAACAGAGGGCTGTATATAAAATTGTTTATTTTAATAAAAGTTATTGTTTAAAAAAAATATATTACCCCTTAGAAGAATTATTATTTGTATATTCTTCCATCGAATGGTATTATCGTAATGAAATACGGGTTCCAAGAATACTGCCAACTATTGACAGGAGCAGATTCGTAAATTATAACAATATGCTTTTTATATTAACCCCCTGGATTGAAGGTGAGAAGTGTAACTATGATAACATTGAGCATGTATTTAATGCCATTACTAATTTAGCCGTAATGCACAAGTGCTCACATAATTTCAAACCTATAAAAGGAAGTACAATTAGAGAAAACTATGATAACCCTCACATATCTGATTTTAAACATTTAAAACAGATTTTAGACTGTTCAAATCTGGCATTTAGATATAAAGACAAGTTTTCAAAGCTCTATCTGCAGAACTTTGATTGTAATCTGCTGCTTGCTAAAACATCCACAGCAATTTCAAGCAGTATAAATGTTGACAATTTAACAAAAGCACTATGTCACCTGGATTACGTTAATAAAAACATTATTTTCGATAATGATAAAAACATCTGGGTTATAGATTTTGATAAATGCAGAATGGATTTTTGTGCTCATGATATTTCCTATTTTTTAAGAAGGCTTTTGAAAAGGGATTCAACTTTATGGGATTTCGAGATTACAATAAATTGCTTTAATTTATATGAAGAAATTAACCCATTAACACTGGATGATTACAAATATATTTTATCTTATCTTGCTTTTCCACAAAAATACTGGAAAATTTCAAGAGATTACTATAATAATATAAAAAAGTGCAATCAAAACTCTTTTGTCATGCTTTTAAAAAAAGCCGTTGAACGGGATAATGAACAGCTGGAATTTATATTGAAGCTTGGCAGATATGTTGAAAAAAAATTTGGAATAAAAATATATTAA
- a CDS encoding helix-turn-helix transcriptional regulator, whose amino-acid sequence MTVIKLTLRQEEIIRLVKERQPITSQNLATELGVTRAALRPDLAILTMTGILDAKPKVGYVYSQKPSYSIVYDYIRNIKVKDIMSKPVVVDENTTVYDAIVNLFLNDVGTLFIENNGVLIGAVSRKDFLKIAMGGTDIHKVPVGIIMTRMPNIIYVEKEDSAYYSAQKIIEHEVDSLPVVEKSMVDGKEVFKIIGKVSKTNITRLLVRMGENS is encoded by the coding sequence GTGACGGTTATTAAACTAACATTAAGGCAGGAAGAGATAATAAGATTAGTTAAAGAAAGACAGCCAATAACCAGCCAGAATCTAGCAACTGAATTAGGAGTCACTAGAGCAGCATTAAGACCGGATTTAGCCATACTTACTATGACTGGAATATTAGATGCAAAACCAAAGGTAGGCTATGTGTACTCTCAAAAACCCTCTTACAGTATAGTTTATGACTATATCAGAAATATAAAAGTAAAGGATATAATGTCAAAACCTGTTGTTGTTGATGAAAATACTACAGTTTATGATGCAATTGTAAATTTGTTCCTTAATGATGTAGGTACATTATTTATAGAAAATAATGGTGTTCTTATAGGAGCAGTTTCAAGAAAGGATTTTCTTAAAATTGCCATGGGTGGAACAGATATTCATAAGGTACCTGTAGGAATTATTATGACCAGGATGCCAAACATAATATATGTTGAAAAAGAGGACAGTGCATATTATTCAGCTCAGAAGATTATAGAGCATGAGGTTGACAGCCTTCCAGTAGTTGAAAAATCTATGGTAGATGGCAAGGAAGTTTTTAAAATAATTGGGAAGGTTTCTAAAACTAATATAACAAGGCTTTTAGTCAGAATGGGTGAAAACTCATAA
- the ppdK gene encoding pyruvate, phosphate dikinase: MEKKKYVYLFSEGNAGMRNLLGGKGANLAEMTNLGIPVPQGFTVTTEACTKYYEDGKKVNQDIINEIYADMEIIENNTGKKFGSVENPLLVSVRSGARVSMPGMMDTILNLGLNDSTVETVAKLTQNERFAYDSYRRFVQMFSDVVMGIEKRKFENILDKVKEEKGVKFDTELDASDLKNVVKQFKVLYAKEMGREFPQDPKEQLIEAITAVFRSWDNPRAIVYRRLNDIPGNWGTAVNVQSMVFGNMGETSGTGVAFTRNPATGEKLIFGEYLINAQGEDVVAGIRTPQPISKLEQDLPQCYKQFMEIANKLEAHYKDMQDMEFTIEQGKLYFLQTRNGKRTAQAALKIAVDLVSEGVLTKDEAILKVEPKQLDSLLHPNFDNDELNNAKVIAKGLPASPGAACGKVYFTAEDAKAHHEMGEQVILVRLETSPEDIEGMIASEGILTVRGGMTSHAAVVARGMGTCCVAGCGDIKVNEDQKIFEVNGTVYHEGDYISLNGSTGNVYGKAIKTVEPEISGYFGTFMGWADAIRVLKVRTNADTPRDAAQAVKFGAEGIGLCRTEHMFFDEDRIPAVREMIVSDNEAQRRKSLDKLLPMQKEDFIGIYEEMKERPVTIRFLDPPLHEFLPTEDEDIRDLAKEMGITFEHLKFTVESLHEFNPMMGHRGCRLTVSYPEIAEMQTTAIIEAAIDVKKRKGYNIVPEIMIPLVGEVKELKYVKDVVVKVADEIIAREGVDLKYHIGTMIEIPRAAITADEIAKEAEFFSFGTNDLTQMTFGFSRDDAGKFLNDYYDKKIYEFDPFQKLDQNGVGKLIKMASKLGKSTRPDIKLGICGEHGGDPSSVEFCHNVGLNYVSCSPFRVPLARLAAAQAQVKNPRK; this comes from the coding sequence ATGGAAAAGAAAAAATATGTTTACCTTTTTAGTGAAGGTAATGCAGGTATGAGAAATTTACTTGGTGGTAAAGGTGCAAATTTAGCAGAAATGACAAACTTGGGCATCCCAGTGCCACAGGGATTTACTGTAACAACAGAAGCTTGTACAAAGTATTATGAAGATGGAAAAAAGGTAAATCAGGACATTATAAATGAAATTTACGCAGACATGGAAATCATTGAAAACAACACAGGAAAGAAATTTGGAAGCGTAGAAAATCCATTATTAGTATCAGTTAGATCTGGTGCCAGAGTATCAATGCCAGGAATGATGGATACTATTCTAAATTTGGGATTAAACGATTCCACTGTTGAAACAGTAGCAAAGCTTACACAAAATGAAAGATTTGCTTATGACTCATATAGAAGATTTGTCCAAATGTTTTCTGATGTTGTAATGGGAATAGAAAAAAGAAAATTCGAAAATATATTAGACAAAGTTAAAGAAGAAAAAGGAGTTAAATTTGATACAGAATTAGATGCATCAGATTTAAAAAATGTTGTTAAACAGTTTAAGGTACTTTATGCAAAAGAAATGGGAAGGGAATTTCCACAAGATCCTAAGGAGCAGTTAATAGAAGCTATAACTGCAGTATTTAGATCATGGGACAATCCAAGAGCTATTGTTTACAGAAGATTGAATGATATTCCAGGTAACTGGGGAACTGCTGTAAACGTTCAAAGCATGGTATTTGGTAACATGGGAGAAACTTCAGGAACTGGTGTTGCATTTACCAGAAACCCAGCAACAGGAGAAAAATTAATATTTGGTGAATATTTAATAAATGCTCAAGGCGAAGATGTTGTAGCAGGAATAAGAACACCTCAGCCAATAAGCAAGCTGGAACAGGATTTACCACAATGCTATAAGCAGTTTATGGAAATTGCAAATAAATTAGAAGCACACTATAAGGATATGCAGGATATGGAGTTTACAATTGAGCAGGGTAAATTGTACTTCTTACAAACAAGAAATGGTAAAAGAACTGCTCAGGCTGCATTAAAGATAGCAGTTGATTTAGTTAGTGAAGGAGTACTTACAAAAGATGAGGCAATATTAAAGGTTGAACCAAAGCAGTTAGACAGTCTTCTGCACCCAAACTTCGATAACGATGAGTTAAATAACGCTAAAGTTATTGCAAAAGGACTTCCTGCTTCACCAGGAGCTGCCTGCGGTAAAGTTTATTTTACAGCTGAAGATGCAAAAGCTCATCATGAAATGGGAGAACAGGTAATCTTAGTAAGACTGGAAACATCACCAGAAGATATTGAAGGAATGATTGCTTCTGAGGGTATATTGACAGTTAGAGGTGGAATGACATCTCATGCTGCAGTTGTTGCAAGAGGAATGGGAACATGCTGTGTGGCTGGCTGTGGTGATATTAAAGTAAATGAAGATCAGAAGATATTTGAAGTTAATGGTACAGTTTATCATGAAGGAGATTATATCTCCCTAAATGGCAGCACAGGTAATGTGTATGGTAAGGCTATAAAAACTGTTGAGCCTGAAATAAGCGGTTACTTTGGAACATTTATGGGCTGGGCAGATGCTATCAGAGTATTAAAGGTGAGAACTAATGCTGATACTCCAAGAGATGCTGCACAAGCAGTAAAATTCGGTGCAGAAGGTATTGGATTATGCAGAACTGAGCATATGTTCTTTGATGAGGACAGAATTCCTGCAGTTAGAGAAATGATAGTTTCCGATAATGAAGCACAAAGAAGAAAATCACTGGATAAACTTCTTCCAATGCAGAAAGAGGACTTTATAGGAATATATGAAGAAATGAAGGAAAGACCAGTTACAATAAGGTTCTTAGATCCACCACTACATGAATTCTTACCTACTGAGGATGAAGATATAAGAGATTTGGCAAAAGAAATGGGAATAACATTTGAACATCTTAAATTTACAGTTGAATCATTACATGAATTTAATCCTATGATGGGACACAGAGGATGCCGTTTAACTGTTTCATATCCTGAAATAGCTGAAATGCAGACAACTGCTATTATAGAGGCTGCAATTGATGTAAAGAAGAGAAAAGGCTACAATATAGTTCCAGAAATCATGATTCCTCTTGTAGGAGAAGTAAAGGAACTTAAATATGTAAAGGATGTTGTTGTAAAAGTAGCTGATGAGATTATTGCAAGAGAAGGTGTTGATCTTAAATATCATATAGGTACAATGATTGAGATACCAAGAGCTGCAATAACTGCAGATGAAATTGCAAAAGAAGCTGAATTCTTCTCATTTGGTACAAATGATTTAACTCAGATGACATTTGGATTCTCAAGGGATGATGCAGGTAAATTCTTAAATGATTATTATGATAAGAAAATATATGAATTTGATCCATTCCAAAAGTTAGATCAAAATGGAGTTGGAAAGCTTATTAAAATGGCTTCCAAATTAGGAAAATCAACCAGACCAGACATTAAATTAGGAATCTGCGGAGAACATGGCGGTGATCCTTCATCAGTTGAATTCTGTCATAATGTTGGATTAAACTATGTTTCATGCTCACCATTTAGAGTGCCACTTGCAAGACTTGCAGCTGCACAGGCTCAGGTGAAAAATCCTAGAAAGTAA
- a CDS encoding deoxyguanosinetriphosphate triphosphohydrolase gives MNIREKIEKSEEMILIDQASLSSKSRGRERAEKKDEVRTCYMVDRDRIIHSKSFRRLKHKTQVFIKTWGDHYRTRLTHTLEVAQIAKTIGKGIGLNEDLIEAIALGHDIGHVAFAHSGEEVLNELLPNGFRHNENSVRVLKRIEKQGNGLNLCDEVLDGILHHSGFTNSTKSAYTLEGQVVRYSDKIAYVNHDIDDSIRAGILTQNDLPKDIIKVLGDNHGDRIDTLVKSCIYNTISNINKNVIKVSMTEEKETALSKLRLFMFENIYRGDFLKAERDKAKFVLKKVFEYFYKNPKSMPETYIKIAETEGLYQGVADYISGMSDDYCLMIFNDIYVPKLVIY, from the coding sequence ATGAATATAAGGGAAAAAATTGAAAAGTCAGAAGAGATGATTCTTATTGATCAGGCATCACTTTCCAGTAAGTCCAGAGGAAGAGAAAGAGCTGAAAAGAAAGACGAAGTTAGAACATGCTATATGGTTGACAGGGATAGAATTATACATAGCAAGTCATTTAGAAGACTAAAGCATAAAACTCAGGTATTTATTAAAACCTGGGGAGACCATTATAGAACAAGATTAACTCATACTTTAGAGGTGGCCCAAATAGCAAAAACCATAGGAAAGGGTATAGGTCTTAACGAGGATTTAATTGAAGCTATAGCCCTTGGGCATGATATTGGACATGTAGCATTTGCCCACAGCGGTGAAGAGGTATTAAATGAACTTCTGCCAAATGGATTCAGGCATAATGAAAATAGTGTGAGAGTATTAAAGAGAATAGAGAAACAGGGAAATGGATTAAATCTATGTGATGAAGTATTAGATGGAATATTACATCACAGCGGCTTTACAAATAGCACAAAATCGGCTTATACACTTGAAGGCCAGGTGGTAAGATATAGTGATAAGATTGCATATGTGAATCATGATATCGATGATTCCATAAGAGCCGGAATCCTTACTCAAAATGACCTTCCAAAAGACATCATAAAAGTACTGGGAGATAATCATGGAGATAGAATTGACACTCTTGTTAAGTCATGCATATATAATACTATTTCCAATATTAACAAAAATGTGATTAAAGTTTCCATGACTGAAGAAAAGGAAACAGCACTTTCAAAATTAAGATTATTTATGTTTGAAAATATATATAGGGGAGATTTCTTAAAAGCTGAAAGGGATAAAGCCAAATTTGTACTAAAAAAAGTGTTTGAATATTTTTATAAAAATCCTAAAAGTATGCCAGAGACTTATATAAAAATAGCAGAAACTGAAGGCCTCTATCAAGGGGTTGCGGATTACATTTCAGGCATGAGTGATGACTATTGTTTAATGATTTTTAATGATATATATGTTCCAAAGCTTGTAATTTATTAA